The following are encoded together in the Cyanobacterium aponinum PCC 10605 genome:
- the thiC gene encoding phosphomethylpyrimidine synthase, which yields MRTEWIAKRRGQANVSQMHYARQGVITEEMHYVATRENLPAELIRDEVARGRMIIPANINHPNLEPMCIGIASKCKVNANIGASPNSSNIDEEVAKLNLAVKYGADTVMDLSTGGGNLDEIRTAIINASPVPIGTVPIYQALESVHGKIENLTADDFLHIIEKHAQQGVDYMTIHAGILIEYLPLVRNRITGIVSRGGGIIARWMLHHHKQNPLYTHFDDIIEIFKKYDVSFSLGDSLRPGCTHDASDEAQLSELKTLGQLTRRAWEHDVQVMVEGPGHVPMDQIEFNVKKQMEECSEAPFYVLGPLVTDIAPGYDHITSAIGAAMAGWYGTAMLCYVTPKEHLGLPNAEDVRNGLIAYKIAAHAADIARHRPGARDRDDELSKARYNFDWNRQFELSLDPDRAREYHDETLPADIYKEAEFCSMCGPKFCPMQTKVDADALTELEKFLAKEASSKQPVA from the coding sequence ATGCGTACAGAATGGATAGCGAAACGTCGTGGACAAGCTAACGTGTCTCAAATGCACTATGCTCGTCAAGGTGTTATTACCGAAGAAATGCACTATGTAGCGACAAGAGAAAACTTACCTGCCGAGTTGATTCGAGATGAAGTGGCAAGGGGCAGAATGATTATTCCTGCTAATATTAATCACCCCAATCTTGAGCCTATGTGCATTGGTATTGCCTCTAAGTGTAAGGTAAATGCGAATATTGGTGCTTCTCCTAACTCGTCCAATATTGATGAGGAGGTAGCTAAATTAAACTTAGCGGTAAAATATGGTGCAGATACCGTCATGGATTTATCCACTGGGGGCGGTAATTTAGATGAAATTCGCACAGCAATTATTAATGCTTCTCCAGTACCCATTGGTACAGTTCCTATTTACCAAGCCCTAGAAAGTGTACACGGAAAAATCGAAAATCTTACCGCCGATGACTTTTTACACATCATCGAAAAACACGCTCAACAAGGTGTTGATTATATGACTATTCATGCAGGTATTTTAATTGAATACTTGCCTTTAGTACGTAATCGTATCACTGGTATTGTGTCCCGTGGTGGTGGTATTATTGCCCGTTGGATGTTGCATCATCATAAACAAAATCCCCTTTACACCCATTTTGATGATATTATCGAAATCTTTAAGAAATATGATGTTTCTTTCAGTTTGGGTGATTCTTTACGCCCCGGTTGTACCCATGATGCTTCTGATGAGGCTCAATTATCAGAGTTAAAAACTTTAGGACAATTAACTCGCCGTGCGTGGGAACATGATGTACAAGTAATGGTAGAAGGTCCTGGCCATGTACCCATGGATCAAATTGAGTTCAATGTGAAAAAACAAATGGAAGAATGCTCAGAGGCTCCTTTCTATGTTTTGGGTCCTTTGGTGACAGATATTGCTCCCGGTTATGATCATATCACAAGTGCGATCGGAGCGGCTATGGCTGGTTGGTATGGTACTGCGATGCTATGCTATGTTACCCCTAAAGAACATTTGGGCTTACCTAACGCCGAAGATGTCCGTAATGGCTTAATTGCTTATAAAATTGCGGCTCATGCGGCAGATATTGCCCGTCATCGCCCCGGTGCAAGAGATAGAGATGATGAACTTTCTAAAGCTCGTTATAACTTTGACTGGAATCGTCAATTTGAGCTATCTTTAGATCCAGACAGGGCAAGAGAATACCATGATGAGACATTACCTGCGGATATTTATAAAGAAGCAGAATTTTGTTCTATGTGTGGTCCTAAATTCTGTCCTATGCAAACTAAAGTAGATGCGGATGCTTTAACAGAGTTGGAAAAATTCTTAGCAAAAGAGGCTAGTAGTAAGCAACCTGTGGCATAG
- a CDS encoding carbon dioxide-concentrating mechanism protein CcmK, translating to MRHRHISPDSALGLVSTYSFPAIVGTADMMLKSAEVMLVGYEKIGAGHCTAIVRGRIADVRLAVEEGAKMAEQIGQLHTKLIIPRPMPNLEAVFPIGSRLVEVAQQKRGFSRLSNRSIGLLETKGFPAMVGAADAMLKSADVQLASYETIGAGLCTVIVRGSVANVAVAIEAGMAEAERIGDLNAVMIIPRLLEDLEHTLPVANYWLEQENKEHPLPTFTSRQKERAKRKLVALPELEKIPLTFETREKVKQEAKLESQLELSSELELSPESDDEDN from the coding sequence ATGAGACATAGGCACATTAGTCCCGATAGCGCCCTTGGTTTGGTTTCTACTTACAGCTTTCCTGCCATTGTGGGAACGGCTGACATGATGTTGAAATCTGCTGAGGTGATGTTAGTAGGTTATGAGAAAATTGGTGCGGGACATTGTACTGCTATTGTCAGGGGAAGAATCGCAGATGTGCGTTTGGCGGTGGAAGAAGGGGCGAAAATGGCGGAGCAAATAGGTCAATTACACACAAAATTAATTATTCCTCGCCCGATGCCTAATTTAGAGGCAGTTTTTCCCATTGGTAGCCGTTTGGTAGAGGTAGCACAACAAAAAAGGGGCTTTAGCCGTTTAAGTAATCGTTCGATTGGTTTGTTAGAAACAAAAGGATTTCCCGCTATGGTGGGAGCGGCTGATGCAATGTTAAAGTCAGCAGATGTGCAGTTAGCTTCTTATGAAACTATTGGGGCGGGGTTGTGTACAGTGATAGTTAGAGGTTCAGTGGCAAATGTAGCAGTTGCGATCGAAGCTGGAATGGCTGAAGCAGAAAGGATTGGCGACTTGAATGCCGTGATGATTATTCCTCGACTCCTAGAAGATTTAGAGCATACTTTACCCGTTGCTAACTATTGGTTAGAGCAAGAAAATAAAGAGCATCCTTTACCTACATTTACGTCGAGACAGAAAGAAAGAGCAAAACGTAAATTAGTGGCATTACCTGAATTAGAAAAAATCCCTCTTACTTTTGAAACAAGAGAAAAAGTTAAGCAAGAGGCAAAATTAGAATCTCAGTTAGAGTTAAGTTCTGAGTTGGAGTTGAGTCCTGAAAGTGATGATGAAGATAACTAA
- a CDS encoding DUF3143 domain-containing protein: MAQLTPQSPLYNFPLPEIEAWLKKMGCDQNPQELNCWYVKKGNWEAEITLDIEDICVSYLNAGADGSDIKRAFPYSLSRQDIEDAVFSGP, encoded by the coding sequence ATGGCACAATTAACACCACAAAGTCCACTGTACAATTTTCCCTTACCTGAAATTGAAGCATGGTTAAAAAAAATGGGATGTGACCAAAATCCCCAAGAATTGAACTGTTGGTATGTTAAAAAAGGAAATTGGGAGGCAGAAATTACCTTAGATATAGAGGATATTTGTGTCAGTTATCTGAATGCAGGTGCAGACGGCAGTGATATAAAAAGGGCTTTCCCTTACTCTTTGTCTCGTCAAGATATTGAAGATGCTGTTTTTTCAGGTCCATAA
- a CDS encoding J domain-containing protein yields the protein MNSDYNRKTQYTTITKEYFADTHYGLLKLHPSASVMEIRRAYRELSKFYHPDTTDLPPEEAKQKFQRLNEAYGVLANPETRLKYDLQIGYSRWNVIQSPYDFSRANEYDSSKASYLDPSDRPLSAGELFALLLMGLTIFGCMILAFCLAWWRTSNI from the coding sequence GTGAATTCTGATTATAATCGCAAAACCCAATATACAACTATTACAAAGGAATATTTTGCGGATACTCACTATGGCTTATTGAAATTACATCCTTCAGCTTCTGTAATGGAGATTAGAAGGGCATATCGAGAGTTGAGTAAATTTTATCATCCTGACACGACGGATTTGCCCCCAGAAGAAGCAAAACAAAAATTTCAGCGTCTAAATGAGGCTTACGGAGTCCTTGCTAATCCTGAAACCCGTTTAAAATATGATTTACAAATAGGTTATTCCCGTTGGAACGTGATTCAGAGTCCCTATGATTTTTCACGGGCTAATGAGTATGATAGCTCAAAAGCTAGTTATTTAGATCCGAGCGATCGCCCTTTATCTGCCGGAGAATTATTTGCTTTATTGTTAATGGGTTTAACCATATTCGGATGTATGATATTAGCCTTTTGTCTTGCTTGGTGGAGAACTTCTAATATATAG
- a CDS encoding thylakoid membrane photosystem I accumulation factor produces the protein MSIAPFISGLIKVCLILFCSLSIWLTNTSSSYADINNDRYDGNIFVVYAGNGSLVPPKLTLKQSFDRKIPVILVYYLDDNSDSKQFAFIVSRLQEFYGKVASIIPVSVDSIPVKEKYQPDEVGYYYRGAIPQTVVLDENRQKVFDEAGVIQFEAVDDVLRKVFNLLPRSQSVELKRKTFNEFNSELVPEEKGNGQS, from the coding sequence ATGTCGATCGCACCTTTTATTTCTGGTTTAATTAAAGTCTGTTTAATCTTATTTTGTTCTCTCTCAATTTGGCTAACTAATACCTCTTCTAGCTATGCCGACATCAATAATGATCGTTACGACGGTAATATTTTTGTGGTTTATGCTGGTAATGGTTCTCTTGTTCCCCCTAAACTGACTTTAAAACAGTCCTTTGACAGAAAAATTCCTGTTATTTTGGTTTACTACCTTGATGACAATAGCGATTCTAAACAATTTGCTTTTATTGTCTCTCGCTTACAAGAATTTTATGGAAAAGTTGCTAGTATTATTCCCGTTTCTGTAGATAGTATTCCTGTGAAAGAAAAATATCAACCTGACGAAGTGGGTTATTACTATCGTGGTGCAATTCCTCAAACCGTTGTCTTAGACGAAAATCGCCAAAAAGTATTTGATGAAGCCGGTGTTATTCAGTTTGAAGCCGTTGATGACGTATTAAGAAAAGTTTTCAATCTATTACCTCGATCGCAATCTGTAGAATTAAAACGTAAAACCTTTAATGAGTTTAATAGTGAATTAGTCCCAGAAGAAAAAGGCAATGGGCAAAGTTAA
- the topA gene encoding type I DNA topoisomerase, with product MSTLVIVESPTKAKTIRNYLPKDYIVEASMGHVRDLPSSSAEVPAEYKQYPWSRLGVNVEQNFEPIYVIPKGKNKVVQQLKKALANAEELILATDEDREGESISWHLLQLLKPNVPIKRMVFHEITKEAINQALSNCRDIDENLVHAQETRRILDRLVGYTLSPLLWKKIARGLSAGRVQSVAVRLLVQRERERRAFVQAKYWDLKALLCQDKSDFEAKLITLDGKKLATGSDFDSKTGQLIKNKKVVVLSEEEATALQKQLKGKTWTVTDCEEKPTKRSPYPPFTTSTLQQEANRKLGLGAKDTMRIAQSLYENGYITYMRTDSVHLSEQAIAAARSCVEQMYGKEYLSPKPKQYKTKAKGAQEAHEAIRPAGSTFKLPKETGLRDKEFALYDLIWKRTVACQMADAQLTQIAVNIAVENAVFRSSGKRIDFAGFFRAYVEGSDDPEAALENQEVILPDLKVGDRPDCKKLDVVGHETQPPARYTEASLVKTLESESVGRPSTYASIIGTIIDRGYAQIRQKALIPTFTAFAVTDLLEKNFQELVDTKFTSKMEQTLDDIASGQEQWLPYLRKFYQGENGLENQVKQRETEIDALQAKVIDLENLEGATVKIGKFGPYIESQEGEEIIKSSLPEDLTPADLDPEQIQTLLKQKKEGPTVLGHDPETGFPVYLLIGTYGPYVQLGDEPIGRAKKPKTSSFPKGVQLEDINLEMALAYLQLPRTLGEHPETGKPIKAALGRYGPYIVHDQGKDGKDYRSLKEDDVLTVTLERALEILAQPKSTRGKRGKTKTPLRELGNHPEDNEPINIYQGPYGVYFQHGKTNVKLPEGETVESMSLEKALALLQEKEGGKKTTTKRKKATTAKKTTRRKTTKK from the coding sequence ATGTCAACATTAGTTATAGTTGAATCACCTACCAAAGCCAAAACCATCCGTAACTATTTACCAAAAGATTATATTGTAGAAGCGTCCATGGGTCATGTGCGGGATTTGCCTTCTTCTTCTGCGGAAGTTCCTGCTGAGTATAAACAATATCCTTGGAGTCGTTTGGGGGTAAATGTTGAGCAGAATTTTGAGCCAATTTATGTAATTCCCAAAGGGAAGAATAAAGTTGTACAACAGTTGAAAAAGGCTTTAGCCAATGCAGAAGAATTAATCCTTGCCACAGACGAAGACAGAGAGGGGGAAAGTATTAGTTGGCATTTGTTACAGTTATTAAAGCCTAATGTGCCAATAAAAAGAATGGTTTTCCATGAGATTACCAAAGAAGCGATTAATCAGGCTTTATCTAATTGTCGGGATATTGACGAAAATTTAGTTCATGCCCAAGAAACTAGAAGAATTTTAGATCGTTTAGTGGGCTATACTCTCTCTCCTTTACTTTGGAAAAAAATTGCAAGAGGTTTATCGGCTGGTAGAGTGCAATCGGTGGCGGTGCGTTTGTTGGTGCAAAGAGAAAGGGAAAGAAGAGCTTTTGTACAAGCTAAATACTGGGATTTAAAGGCTTTATTGTGTCAGGATAAAAGTGATTTTGAGGCAAAATTAATCACCTTAGACGGCAAAAAATTAGCTACTGGGAGCGATTTTGATTCGAAAACAGGGCAGTTAATTAAGAATAAAAAAGTCGTTGTTTTATCAGAGGAAGAAGCCACTGCTTTACAGAAACAGTTAAAGGGTAAAACTTGGACTGTTACCGATTGTGAGGAAAAACCCACGAAGCGATCGCCCTATCCCCCCTTCACTACTTCTACTTTACAACAGGAAGCTAACCGTAAACTCGGTTTAGGGGCAAAAGATACCATGCGTATCGCTCAAAGTCTCTATGAAAATGGTTATATCACCTACATGAGAACTGACTCGGTACATCTTTCCGAACAGGCGATCGCAGCCGCTCGAAGTTGTGTAGAACAAATGTATGGAAAAGAATATTTAAGTCCAAAACCGAAGCAGTATAAAACCAAAGCCAAAGGAGCACAGGAAGCCCATGAAGCCATACGCCCTGCTGGAAGTACCTTTAAACTACCGAAAGAAACAGGGTTAAGAGACAAAGAATTTGCTCTCTATGACTTGATTTGGAAGCGTACCGTTGCCTGTCAAATGGCGGATGCCCAATTAACCCAAATTGCCGTTAACATTGCCGTAGAAAACGCTGTATTTCGTTCTAGCGGTAAACGCATTGATTTTGCAGGGTTTTTCCGTGCTTATGTAGAGGGATCAGATGATCCAGAAGCGGCATTAGAAAACCAAGAGGTAATTCTCCCTGATTTAAAAGTGGGCGATCGCCCCGATTGTAAAAAATTGGATGTAGTGGGGCATGAAACCCAACCTCCTGCCCGTTACACCGAAGCATCCCTAGTGAAAACCCTTGAAAGTGAAAGCGTAGGTCGTCCTAGCACTTATGCTAGTATTATCGGTACAATTATTGACAGAGGCTATGCTCAAATTCGTCAAAAAGCCTTAATTCCCACCTTTACCGCCTTTGCCGTCACGGACTTATTAGAAAAGAATTTTCAAGAATTAGTGGATACTAAATTCACCTCGAAAATGGAGCAAACCCTTGATGATATTGCTTCTGGGCAAGAACAATGGTTGCCTTATCTGCGAAAATTCTATCAAGGAGAAAACGGCTTAGAAAATCAAGTCAAACAACGGGAAACGGAAATTGATGCCCTACAAGCTAAAGTAATCGATCTGGAAAATCTCGAAGGAGCAACCGTTAAAATAGGTAAATTTGGCCCTTATATTGAATCTCAGGAAGGGGAAGAAATTATCAAATCATCCTTACCAGAAGACTTAACTCCTGCAGATTTAGACCCCGAACAAATCCAAACCCTTTTAAAACAGAAAAAAGAAGGACCTACAGTCTTAGGACACGATCCAGAAACAGGCTTTCCCGTCTATCTTTTAATTGGCACTTATGGCCCCTATGTACAGCTAGGAGATGAACCCATCGGCAGGGCGAAAAAACCAAAAACCTCTTCCTTCCCTAAAGGGGTGCAACTAGAAGATATTAACCTAGAAATGGCTTTAGCTTACTTGCAACTTCCCCGAACTTTGGGAGAACATCCAGAAACAGGTAAACCGATAAAAGCCGCTCTCGGTCGTTATGGACCTTACATCGTTCATGATCAAGGAAAAGATGGTAAAGACTATCGCTCTCTCAAAGAAGATGATGTTTTAACCGTCACTTTAGAAAGAGCTTTGGAAATCTTAGCACAACCAAAATCTACCAGAGGCAAACGAGGCAAAACAAAGACTCCCTTAAGAGAATTAGGTAATCATCCAGAAGATAATGAACCCATTAACATTTATCAAGGTCCTTATGGGGTCTATTTTCAACATGGTAAAACCAACGTTAAATTACCAGAAGGGGAAACGGTAGAAAGTATGTCTTTAGAAAAAGCCTTAGCTTTACTCCAAGAGAAAGAGGGAGGGAAAAAAACCACCACTAAAAGGAAAAAAGCAACTACCGCTAAAAAGACAACTAGAAGGAAAACAACTAAGAAATAA
- a CDS encoding AbrB family transcriptional regulator, which produces MSSAILDYKNIIRIIGLIILAIAFSWFGEILNLPIPYLLIPLFLGVIVVVVEKKPQPLPKLFSVIGQAIIAIVTASRFSLETFTQAQNFFFPLLLCILITATLSLINGYVIYKWANIDLATSFLGCIPGAGPSLVAMSEDMGADAIAVAVLQYLRILMVSVIIPIIASFYTNQTPISPIIVTTNQRLLPSLPLIVNIILISIFVFISIKIGEKIQLPSNLFLAPFFCGLLIFSFSPYEIDIPSYIFRGGLLLLGLSIGVKFEVETIQKLLKAVLIEVGLVLLLIFTCFLAGYGFHLMTKIDTLTALLGSTPGGLTAMMATVIELGGDSALVLTMQMMRMLLILTLSPFFAASLMKKSSETTQN; this is translated from the coding sequence ATGTCATCAGCAATTTTGGATTATAAAAATATTATTCGCATCATTGGTTTAATCATTTTAGCTATCGCTTTTTCTTGGTTTGGAGAAATACTTAATTTACCCATACCTTATTTACTTATACCTCTGTTTCTTGGGGTGATAGTGGTAGTTGTTGAAAAAAAACCTCAGCCTTTACCTAAACTATTTAGCGTTATCGGACAAGCTATTATTGCCATAGTTACAGCCAGTCGTTTTTCCTTAGAAACATTCACCCAAGCTCAGAATTTCTTTTTCCCTTTACTATTGTGTATTCTCATCACTGCAACGTTAAGTTTAATCAATGGATATGTTATCTATAAATGGGCTAATATTGACTTAGCCACTAGCTTTTTAGGTTGTATTCCGGGGGCAGGACCTAGTTTAGTCGCTATGAGTGAAGATATGGGAGCAGATGCGATCGCAGTTGCTGTGTTACAATACCTAAGAATTCTAATGGTGTCCGTAATTATTCCCATCATTGCTAGTTTTTACACCAATCAAACACCCATCTCACCAATAATAGTTACAACAAATCAACGGTTATTACCTTCCCTCCCCTTAATCGTTAATATTATCTTAATTAGTATTTTTGTTTTTATTAGTATTAAAATCGGCGAAAAAATTCAACTGCCTTCCAACTTATTTCTTGCACCCTTTTTTTGTGGCTTACTTATCTTTTCCTTTTCTCCTTACGAAATCGACATTCCTAGTTATATCTTTCGGGGAGGACTACTGTTGTTAGGATTATCTATCGGTGTAAAATTTGAAGTGGAAACAATCCAAAAACTCTTAAAAGCAGTTCTCATTGAAGTAGGATTAGTATTACTGCTTATTTTTACTTGTTTTCTTGCAGGTTACGGATTTCATCTCATGACCAAAATTGATACCTTAACAGCCTTATTAGGTTCAACCCCCGGAGGATTAACCGCCATGATGGCAACGGTAATAGAGTTAGGAGGGGATTCTGCTTTAGTACTAACCATGCAAATGATGAGAATGCTATTAATACTTACCCTCAGTCCATTTTTTGCCGCATCTCTGATGAAAAAATCGTCGGAAACTACGCAAAATTAA
- a CDS encoding Na+/H+ antiporter, with product MSLSFFFAEISIEENLEQFLIVLSVSLTVATISRFFSWFRQIPYTLLLVIVGLGLAFVNIRLIDLSPELILEIFLPPLLFEAAWNIKWDELKKNFLPVILLATIGVVICVIGVSFSLSYFTTMPIAIALLVGASLSASDPVAVVALFRELGASKKLTTLLEGESLLNDGVAVVAFVLLVSIPLGKHTFSLTNSITQFSTFVGIGVAIGLLIGFGISYLTQRFDLPLVEQSLTLVSAYGVYLVTEKLGGSGVIGVVVVGLILGNFGSRIGMNPRTRLIVSEFWEFLAFLVNSIIFLLIGDQINFTDLITHLDLIFVAIIALIVTRLIAVFALSYISNLITIVDINLREQTVLWWGGLRGSVSIALALSVPSILSERQEVIETVFGVVLFTLLVQGLTTKLFLEKLNLIGNQAIKQEYSELLARRFALNKVLDYLTAIPPDKNPDIDPEFYSYEQKLIEGQRTTIEEKIVDLQQKNPELKDISMKKLRENLLNIEADTYAELILKGELNKDLSPILQEIIAQEKSDL from the coding sequence ATGAGCTTATCATTTTTTTTCGCAGAGATTTCTATTGAAGAAAATTTGGAGCAATTTTTAATTGTTTTATCTGTTTCTTTAACTGTAGCTACTATCTCTCGATTTTTCAGTTGGTTCAGACAAATTCCCTATACTTTACTGTTAGTAATAGTCGGTTTAGGATTAGCTTTTGTTAATATTCGGTTAATTGATTTATCCCCTGAATTAATCCTAGAAATATTTTTACCTCCTCTACTTTTTGAAGCGGCATGGAATATTAAATGGGATGAATTAAAAAAGAATTTTCTCCCTGTGATTCTTTTAGCTACTATTGGAGTAGTTATTTGTGTGATAGGAGTTTCATTTTCCTTGAGTTATTTTACCACTATGCCAATTGCGATCGCACTTTTAGTAGGGGCAAGTTTATCTGCAAGTGATCCCGTTGCTGTGGTAGCATTATTTCGGGAATTAGGAGCAAGTAAAAAATTAACAACTCTGTTAGAAGGAGAGAGTTTATTAAACGATGGAGTTGCGGTTGTTGCCTTTGTTTTATTGGTAAGTATTCCCCTAGGAAAACATACATTTTCTTTGACTAATTCTATTACTCAATTTAGCACTTTTGTAGGTATTGGAGTAGCTATTGGCTTATTAATCGGCTTTGGAATTTCTTATTTAACCCAAAGATTTGATTTACCTTTAGTAGAACAATCATTAACATTAGTGTCTGCTTATGGGGTGTATTTAGTTACAGAAAAATTAGGAGGATCTGGGGTAATAGGAGTTGTGGTAGTGGGCTTAATTTTAGGTAATTTTGGCTCAAGAATAGGCATGAATCCTCGCACTCGTTTAATTGTTTCTGAGTTTTGGGAATTCCTTGCATTTTTAGTCAATTCTATTATCTTTTTATTAATAGGTGATCAGATTAATTTTACCGATTTAATTACTCATTTAGACTTAATTTTTGTAGCAATTATCGCTTTAATTGTTACTCGCTTAATAGCTGTTTTTGCTTTATCATATATTAGTAATTTAATTACGATAGTCGATATTAATTTGAGAGAGCAAACCGTTCTTTGGTGGGGAGGATTAAGGGGATCAGTTTCCATTGCTCTTGCACTTAGTGTTCCTAGTATTTTATCTGAACGTCAAGAAGTTATAGAAACAGTTTTTGGAGTAGTTTTATTCACTTTATTAGTACAAGGATTAACCACTAAATTATTTTTAGAAAAGTTAAATTTAATTGGTAATCAAGCTATTAAACAAGAGTATTCTGAATTGTTAGCCAGAAGATTTGCCTTAAACAAAGTTTTAGATTATTTAACGGCTATTCCCCCTGATAAAAACCCTGATATTGATCCCGAATTTTACAGTTATGAACAGAAATTGATTGAAGGGCAACGGACAACCATTGAAGAAAAAATAGTTGATTTACAACAGAAAAATCCTGAATTAAAAGATATTTCTATGAAAAAACTGCGAGAGAATTTATTAAATATTGAAGCAGATACCTACGCTGAATTAATCCTCAAAGGGGAATTAAACAAAGATTTATCGCCTATTTTACAAGAAATTATCGCACAAGAAAAATCAGATTTATGA